A stretch of the Gracilinanus agilis isolate LMUSP501 chromosome 4, AgileGrace, whole genome shotgun sequence genome encodes the following:
- the NT5C gene encoding 5'(3')-deoxyribonucleotidase, cytosolic type encodes MELGGQRALRVLLDMDGVLADFEGSLLRGFRHRFPQEPYVALEDRRGFSARNQYGALRPDLAMKVASVYEAPGFFLGLEPIPGALEAVQEMSCMKDTEVFICTSPLKKYDYCTSEKYLWVDKYLGPQFVDRLILTRDKTVVSGDLLIDDKDVIQGQEKKPSWEHILFTCCHNQHLDLPASKRRLNSWSDNWREILENKRKVITGEHGKSTWRSTT; translated from the exons ATGGAGCTGGGCGGACAACGTGCATTGCGGGTGCTGTTGGACATGGACGGCGTGTTGGCCGACTTTGAGGGCAGCCTCCTGCGAGGCTTTCGGCACCGCTTCCCCCAGGAGCCATATGTGGCCCTGGAGGACCGGAGAGGCTTCTCGGCCCGGAACCAGTACGGGGCCCTGCGGCCCGACCTCGCG ATGAAAGTGGCAAGTGTGTATGAAGCACCTGGGTTTTTCCTAGGTCTGGAGCCCATCCCCGGGGCCTTGGAAGCCGTGCAGGAAATGAGCTGCATGAAGGA TACTGAAGTCTTCATTTGCACAAGCCCACTGAAGAAGTACGATTACTGCACGAGTGAGAAG TACCTCTGGGTGGACAAGTACCTGGGTCCGCAGTTTGTAGACCGCCTGATCCTGACCAGGGACAAGACAGTGGTCTCGGGGGACCTGCTCATCGATGACAAGGATGTTATTCAAG GCCAAGAGAAGAAACCGAGCTGGGAGCACATCTTGTTTACTTGTTGCCACAATCAACACCTGGACCTGCCCGCTTCCAAAAGAAGGCTTAATTCCTGGAGTGACAACTGGAGAGAGATCTTAGAGAACAAGCGGAAAGTAATAACAGGAGAGCACGGAAAGAGCACCTGGAGGAGCACCACATAG